A window from Culex pipiens pallens isolate TS chromosome 3, TS_CPP_V2, whole genome shotgun sequence encodes these proteins:
- the LOC120424832 gene encoding uncharacterized protein LOC120424832, giving the protein MLTCAKMDNNNLSPNLLGISSGGTGNNNNSSENIYIDIPTPSTTRSVSPLSSASPGKDKTFGFFQTIYRKISLKSSDELTSASSGGERMDSRSSSVDSCSSLSDRLQIAPKRRSSPCVKSSAEQILSLELSSASSDDSSRGDVKSQRESRRSSVRKLLDNLSITTPAATGGSSGTNRSRSLSCSSTSVNLLNHKILKQKAESKMSLFSTNSASATATAGSGSSTKPPPKKILRRPVSYTYLRGISGLPTQRVPRTSTSCSYYGR; this is encoded by the coding sequence ATGTTAACCTGTGCCAAAATGGATAATAACAATCTATCGCCGAACCTGCTTGGGATTAGTAGCGGCGGAACcggaaacaacaacaacagcagcgagAACATTTACATAGACATTCCGACGCCGTCGACGACTCGAAGTGTATCTCCGCTGTCGTCGGCATCACCCGGAAAGGACAAAACTTTCGGATTCTTCCAGACCATCTACCGCAAGATCAGTTTGAAGTCGAGTGACGAGCTGACTTCGGCTTCATCCGGCGGAGAACGCATGGACTCGCGTAGTTCCTCGGTGGATTCATGTTCCTCGCTAAGTGACCGACTTCAGATTGCCCCCAAGAGGCGCTCCAGTCCGTGTGTCAAGTCTTCGGCCGAGCAGATCTTGTCGCTCGAGTTGTCCAGTGCTTCCAGTGACGATTCTTCGCGCGGAGATGTCAAGTCCCAACGTGAATCGCGACGGTCGTCGGTTCGAAAACTTCTGGACAATCTGTCCATCACGACTCCTGCAGCAACTGGCGGCAGCAGTGGAACCAACCGGTCCCGGTCACTATCCTGCAGCAGCACCTCGGTCAACTTGCTGAACCACAAGATCCTGAAGCAGAAGGCCGAGTCCAAGATGTCGCTGTTCAGCACAAACAGTGCGTCGGCAACGGCCACCGCCGGAAGCGGTTCATCCACCAAACCTCCGCCAAAGAAGATTCTCCGTCGGCCAGTGTCGTACACGTACCTACGGGGCATCTCCGGACTACCAACGCAGCGCGTGCCCAGAACTTCGACGAGCTGCAGCTACTACGGACGCTAG